Proteins encoded in a region of the Mesorhizobium sp. NBSH29 genome:
- a CDS encoding chemotaxis protein CheB: MTGESLREGNRPRRKPKAKTDDAREAAGRVAETAAIPVVGIGASAGGIEALGFFFDAMPTDCGCAFVVVLHLDPKRESELARVLGARTAMPVVQVKDGMRLAPDHVYVIAPDSDLTVREGALHMAKPVAPRGHGHPVDVLFSSLAKDQRERAIAIVLSGTGSNGTEGLKEIRAEGGMSLVQAPETAKFDGMPRSAISAGMADHILAPEKMPEILLAYIRHDYISAPVDAEIASSGGQATLDHVLDLLRARGGHDFRGYKHATLGRRVHRRLGLRNIETLDEYIDELRASPDEAATLIRDLMISVSGFFRDADAWKTLAELVIAPMVAERETGASIRVWAPACSTGEEAYSVAMLVTELAEAAEKRFELKVFATDAQEGNLRKARDGIYPAAAVAGFPSTRLKRFFEKLDGSFQVSKELREMVVFAPQNLLRDPPFSRLDLVSCRNVLIYLEADAQQRIVALCHFALLPGGHLFLGNAETIGRHEDLFETVSKKWRIYRRLGPTRHDLVDYPPPRGPAEPRTREKPSLSPEAIAPAAELARRALLDRYAPASVLIDQKGRVLYFHGTTRDYLEHPAGEPTRDLLTMARDGLAARLRAAIREASKENRSVTVNARIRETGRSVDMTVAPLPASSQGGGFILVSFAPALAQSDPAPAAVRDDAGEGSSSERALVDELKATRAELQNTIEYQETTNEELKASNEEATSMNEELQSTNEELETSKEELQSFNEELNTVNSQLQHKIGELESTTNHLDNLLAGSETATLFLDTGFRITWFAPAMKALFDFVPSDIGRPIAHFARKFADENLMRDAETVLKKLTAIEAEVPTDAGRWYVRRVLPYRTQDNRIAGVVVTFSDITDRKRAADAINDARVYSETIVRTVQHPLIVLDKNLRVQTANKAFRELFAVFDEEPKGHIIFELGTGEWNNPPLRPLLDRVISENAEIHNFGIEQDFHLTGRRSMLLTASKLPQEGGRDALILLAIEDITERKRFEEHRNVLVGELNHRIKNVMATVQAIASQTLGSAASLDEARAAFGSRLVALGKAHDLLTRENWAGADLVDVVSDTLEPLAGGSNRFRIDGPSLRLAPGPALSIAMAIHELATNAAKYGALSTGNGQVDIAWRLDGQDEDRRLSLLWTERGGPTVTAPTRKGFGTRLLQRVLATELGGKVSVAYETSGVVCTIDAPMPDGQERTKQVDRPDTEAGADR; encoded by the coding sequence ATGACTGGAGAATCTCTCCGCGAAGGCAATCGCCCGAGGCGCAAGCCCAAGGCGAAAACGGATGACGCGCGAGAGGCAGCGGGCCGCGTGGCCGAAACCGCGGCAATTCCGGTTGTCGGCATCGGCGCGTCGGCCGGCGGCATCGAGGCGCTGGGCTTTTTCTTCGACGCCATGCCGACAGACTGCGGTTGCGCCTTCGTGGTCGTGCTGCATCTCGATCCCAAACGCGAAAGCGAGTTGGCGCGCGTCCTGGGCGCCCGCACGGCCATGCCGGTCGTTCAGGTCAAGGACGGCATGCGGCTTGCGCCCGACCACGTCTACGTGATCGCGCCCGATTCCGACCTGACGGTTCGCGAAGGCGCGCTGCACATGGCCAAGCCGGTCGCGCCGCGCGGCCACGGTCACCCCGTCGATGTTCTGTTCTCCTCGCTCGCTAAGGACCAGCGTGAACGGGCGATCGCCATCGTGCTGTCCGGTACGGGAAGCAATGGCACCGAGGGGCTGAAGGAGATCCGGGCTGAGGGTGGCATGAGCCTCGTGCAGGCGCCCGAGACCGCCAAATTCGACGGCATGCCGAGGAGCGCGATTTCGGCGGGCATGGCAGATCACATCCTCGCGCCGGAAAAGATGCCGGAGATCCTGCTGGCCTACATCCGCCACGATTACATTTCGGCGCCCGTCGATGCCGAGATCGCCTCGTCGGGTGGCCAGGCGACGCTCGATCATGTTCTGGATCTGTTGCGCGCGCGCGGCGGACACGATTTTCGTGGCTACAAGCATGCGACGCTCGGGCGGCGCGTTCACCGGCGTCTTGGCCTGAGAAACATCGAAACGCTCGACGAATATATCGACGAATTGCGCGCCAGTCCGGATGAAGCCGCCACGCTGATCAGGGACCTTATGATAAGCGTCTCGGGATTTTTCCGTGACGCCGACGCATGGAAGACGCTTGCCGAACTGGTGATTGCGCCGATGGTGGCCGAGCGCGAGACAGGCGCCTCGATCCGCGTGTGGGCGCCGGCCTGCTCAACGGGCGAGGAAGCCTATTCCGTCGCCATGCTGGTCACCGAACTCGCCGAGGCGGCCGAAAAGCGGTTCGAATTAAAGGTATTCGCGACCGACGCCCAGGAAGGTAATCTGCGCAAGGCGCGCGATGGCATTTATCCAGCCGCCGCCGTGGCGGGCTTTCCATCGACCCGTCTCAAGCGCTTTTTCGAAAAGCTCGACGGGTCCTTCCAAGTCAGCAAGGAGCTTCGCGAAATGGTTGTGTTCGCGCCGCAGAACCTGCTGCGCGATCCACCGTTCTCACGACTCGACCTGGTTTCATGCCGTAATGTGCTCATCTATCTCGAAGCTGACGCGCAGCAACGGATCGTCGCGCTCTGTCATTTCGCGCTGCTCCCTGGCGGGCATCTCTTTCTCGGCAATGCCGAGACGATCGGACGGCACGAAGACCTGTTCGAGACGGTGTCGAAGAAATGGCGGATATACCGAAGGCTCGGGCCGACCCGGCACGACCTCGTCGACTATCCGCCGCCGCGCGGCCCCGCTGAACCCCGAACGAGAGAGAAACCGTCGCTGTCTCCCGAGGCGATCGCACCGGCCGCCGAACTGGCGCGGCGCGCGCTCCTTGACCGCTACGCTCCGGCCTCCGTGCTGATCGACCAGAAGGGCCGCGTTCTCTATTTCCACGGCACAACCAGGGACTATCTGGAACACCCGGCGGGCGAGCCTACCAGGGATCTGCTGACCATGGCGCGCGACGGGCTGGCCGCCAGACTGCGCGCCGCGATCCGCGAAGCGTCGAAAGAAAACCGAAGCGTGACCGTCAACGCCCGGATCAGGGAGACGGGCCGATCCGTCGACATGACGGTTGCGCCGCTGCCCGCATCGTCGCAAGGCGGCGGCTTTATTCTCGTCAGCTTCGCGCCGGCCTTGGCGCAGTCCGATCCCGCCCCGGCCGCTGTTCGCGACGACGCTGGAGAGGGGTCGTCCTCCGAACGCGCCCTTGTCGACGAATTGAAGGCGACCCGCGCCGAACTGCAGAACACCATTGAGTATCAGGAAACCACCAACGAGGAGTTGAAGGCCTCGAACGAGGAAGCCACCTCCATGAACGAGGAGCTTCAATCCACCAATGAGGAACTGGAGACCTCGAAGGAGGAACTGCAATCGTTCAACGAGGAACTGAACACCGTCAACAGTCAGCTTCAGCACAAGATCGGAGAGCTTGAAAGCACCACCAACCACCTCGACAATCTGCTGGCCGGATCGGAGACGGCGACCCTGTTTCTGGATACCGGTTTCCGCATTACATGGTTCGCCCCGGCGATGAAGGCTTTGTTCGATTTCGTCCCGTCCGACATCGGTCGGCCGATCGCCCATTTCGCGCGCAAATTCGCCGACGAGAATCTGATGCGGGACGCCGAGACGGTGCTGAAAAAGCTTACCGCCATCGAGGCCGAAGTGCCCACCGATGCGGGCCGCTGGTATGTGCGCCGCGTGCTTCCCTATCGCACGCAGGACAACCGCATCGCAGGCGTCGTCGTCACGTTTAGCGACATCACTGACCGAAAGCGCGCCGCCGATGCGATCAACGATGCTCGTGTCTACTCCGAAACCATAGTGCGGACGGTTCAGCATCCCCTGATCGTTCTGGACAAGAATTTGCGTGTCCAAACCGCCAACAAGGCTTTCCGCGAACTATTCGCTGTTTTCGACGAAGAACCCAAAGGGCATATTATCTTTGAACTTGGAACTGGCGAGTGGAATAACCCGCCTCTGCGGCCCCTTCTGGATAGAGTTATTTCGGAGAACGCGGAAATACACAATTTCGGAATCGAGCAGGATTTCCATCTGACCGGACGACGATCGATGCTGCTCACTGCGAGCAAGTTGCCACAAGAAGGAGGCCGTGACGCCCTGATCCTGCTTGCCATCGAGGACATCACCGAGCGCAAGCGTTTCGAGGAGCATCGGAATGTCCTGGTCGGCGAACTCAATCATCGCATCAAGAATGTCATGGCGACGGTGCAGGCGATCGCGTCGCAGACGCTGGGCAGCGCTGCTTCGCTAGACGAAGCCCGCGCCGCTTTCGGGTCCCGGCTTGTCGCGCTGGGCAAGGCGCACGACTTGCTGACCCGCGAAAACTGGGCAGGCGCGGATCTGGTCGATGTCGTCTCGGACACATTGGAGCCGCTTGCCGGGGGATCGAACCGCTTCCGGATCGACGGTCCCAGCCTGCGGCTCGCGCCAGGCCCGGCGCTCTCCATTGCCATGGCCATCCATGAATTAGCCACGAACGCCGCGAAATACGGCGCGCTCTCGACCGGCAATGGCCAAGTCGATATCGCCTGGCGCCTCGACGGTCAGGACGAGGATCGGCGGCTATCCTTGCTCTGGACTGAGCGCGGCGGCCCGACTGTCACGGCGCCGACGCGCAAGGGTTTCGGCACCCGCCTGCTCCAGCGGGTGCTGGCTACGGAACTGGGCGGCAAGGTGAGCGTTGCCTACGAGACTTCGGGCGTCGTTTGCACCATCGATGCGCCGATGCCCGACGGGCAGGAAAGGACGAAACAGGTTGACCGACCAGACACCGAAGCGGGTGCTGATCGTTGA
- a CDS encoding response regulator: protein MTDQTPKRVLIVEDEVLLAMYLEDLLTGLGHEVVGQATRIDAAIKLARESDIDFAILDINVAGTKSFPVADILRQRSIPFAFASGYGAEGFPDGYRDEPALRKPYAQEDLQRTIARVFADRPPV from the coding sequence TTGACCGACCAGACACCGAAGCGGGTGCTGATCGTTGAGGATGAAGTCCTGCTCGCGATGTATCTGGAAGATTTGCTGACCGGACTCGGGCATGAAGTGGTCGGTCAAGCCACGCGTATCGACGCAGCCATTAAGCTTGCTCGTGAAAGCGACATCGACTTTGCAATTCTGGATATCAATGTCGCCGGCACGAAGTCCTTTCCAGTAGCCGACATACTGCGGCAGCGCAGCATTCCGTTTGCGTTTGCAAGCGGATACGGGGCCGAGGGTTTTCCCGACGGATATCGCGACGAACCGGCATTGCGTAAACCATACGCACAAGAAGATCTGCAACGAACCATCGCGCGGGTTTTCGCGGATCGCCCGCCGGTATAA
- a CDS encoding chemotaxis protein CheB, with translation MASSSIIVIGASAGGVGALRFLAAALPDTFPAPVLVVLHIGAHRSELPKLLNAAGPLLANHTEDGETIHPGRIYVAPPDRHMIVADGRLRLLRGPKENCARPAIDPLFRSVAEHYGADAVGVILTGNLNDGTLGLLEIKRRGGIAIAQAPDDAAYPDMPKSAAAHVALDYCPPLAEMPKLLIELVNGKDGKDRAMPISSFQPASGQSPELTEARTFARPLTVTCPECGGALKKFEVGSIIKFGCHIGHSYTAEVMAGAQFEEMEKVMRAAVRFLNERAEFCLQMADHTQLAEHAPSADWLAASRQALDRAYKLRDLVEQDWLTPESIGRVASASNGSAPLAE, from the coding sequence ATGGCATCTTCCTCAATCATCGTCATCGGCGCATCCGCAGGCGGAGTAGGTGCGTTGCGCTTTCTCGCCGCGGCGCTGCCGGATACGTTTCCCGCCCCTGTTCTGGTGGTGCTGCATATCGGCGCCCATCGAAGCGAATTGCCGAAACTTTTGAACGCCGCCGGACCGCTTCTCGCAAATCATACCGAAGATGGCGAAACAATCCATCCTGGCCGCATCTATGTGGCTCCGCCGGATCGCCATATGATCGTCGCCGACGGGCGGCTGCGCCTGTTGCGTGGTCCCAAGGAAAACTGCGCGCGGCCGGCCATCGACCCGCTGTTCCGCAGCGTAGCCGAACACTATGGCGCCGACGCGGTGGGCGTGATCCTGACTGGCAATCTGAACGACGGCACGCTCGGCCTGCTTGAAATCAAGCGGCGCGGCGGCATCGCGATTGCCCAAGCTCCCGACGACGCCGCATATCCGGACATGCCGAAAAGCGCGGCCGCGCACGTCGCGCTCGATTACTGCCCGCCGCTCGCGGAAATGCCGAAATTGCTGATAGAACTGGTCAACGGAAAGGACGGAAAGGATCGAGCCATGCCAATATCCTCTTTTCAACCGGCTTCCGGGCAAAGTCCCGAATTGACCGAGGCCAGAACATTCGCACGGCCCTTGACGGTCACCTGCCCCGAATGTGGCGGCGCGCTGAAAAAATTCGAGGTCGGATCGATCATCAAATTCGGCTGTCACATCGGGCATAGCTATACCGCCGAGGTCATGGCCGGGGCGCAGTTTGAGGAAATGGAAAAAGTCATGCGCGCCGCGGTGCGGTTCCTCAACGAGCGAGCAGAATTTTGCCTTCAGATGGCCGATCACACCCAGTTGGCGGAACACGCCCCCTCCGCCGACTGGCTCGCGGCCAGCAGGCAGGCGCTGGATCGTGCCTATAAGCTCCGCGACCTCGTAGAGCAGGACTGGCTGACGCCGGAGAGCATAGGACGCGTCGCTTCGGCATCCAATGGTTCGGCCCCACTCGCGGAATAG
- a CDS encoding sensor domain-containing diguanylate cyclase has product MTPILESKGFAAAVIDALASHLCVVDREGVIIAVNHAWLNFKRENATAPVQSDIGTHYLRICRSATGPGSEEGEPFAIGVRAVLTRKTALFQMEYPCHSPTQNRWFLGRVTPLKAEQGGAVISHLNITDRKLVELELARLAATDPLTGLPNRRFFQQTANLELERVRRFSGSTSVIMLDVDHFKSVNDTYGHALGDEALRCMTRICNGLLRQMDVFARHGGEEFVILLPGTEDAGACSVAEKLRSAIAHMPISDGQNHIKLTASFGVTQLRPADQNIEAALARADTALYAAKHSGRNCVKSFAVLEREGGKLSA; this is encoded by the coding sequence GTGACACCGATACTCGAATCGAAGGGCTTCGCGGCCGCCGTCATAGACGCGCTCGCATCGCATCTCTGCGTCGTAGATCGGGAAGGTGTCATTATCGCCGTCAACCACGCCTGGCTGAATTTCAAACGGGAAAATGCAACCGCGCCTGTGCAATCCGATATCGGCACCCACTACCTGAGGATTTGCCGAAGCGCCACTGGTCCTGGTTCCGAGGAGGGCGAACCTTTTGCGATCGGGGTCCGGGCTGTCCTCACTAGGAAGACCGCGCTTTTTCAGATGGAATATCCCTGTCATTCCCCGACGCAGAACCGATGGTTTTTGGGCCGGGTGACGCCGCTCAAGGCAGAGCAAGGGGGCGCCGTAATTTCCCACCTGAATATCACCGACCGAAAGCTCGTGGAGCTAGAACTGGCCCGCCTGGCGGCGACCGATCCGCTGACAGGGTTGCCAAATCGACGGTTCTTTCAGCAGACAGCAAACCTTGAACTGGAGCGGGTGCGTCGCTTTAGCGGTTCGACTTCCGTTATCATGCTGGATGTGGACCACTTCAAGTCAGTAAACGATACTTACGGTCATGCCTTGGGCGACGAAGCCCTTCGGTGTATGACCCGAATATGCAACGGGTTACTACGTCAGATGGACGTATTCGCACGCCACGGCGGGGAAGAATTCGTCATCCTGCTGCCGGGAACGGAAGATGCGGGAGCATGCAGCGTTGCCGAAAAACTGCGCAGCGCGATCGCCCATATGCCCATAAGTGATGGGCAGAACCACATCAAATTGACAGCCAGCTTCGGGGTGACTCAGCTCCGACCGGCCGACCAGAATATCGAGGCGGCGCTCGCCCGCGCTGACACTGCTCTCTATGCAGCGAAGCACTCTGGAAGGAACTGCGTCAAGAGTTTTGCGGTGCTGGAACGCGAGGGGGGCAAGCTGAGCGCCTGA
- a CDS encoding putative bifunctional diguanylate cyclase/phosphodiesterase, which produces MNWLSEDQVALSVVDALTASICVIDHDGIVRAENAAWKQFSSRNGGIGSYIGVNYLEICRKAGGDDSEAAHRIATAIRQVLDGKRQRFEAEYPCHSHTEQRWFLTRATPLRFGSDNSQGKQSLGAVVSHQEITEKKLLEMQLKGFAETDELTGLRNRRSMIDHISKAFAEHKTGCTVALLLLDLDNFKEINDTSGHDIGDLVIKQVAERLSSLTSRNPSTIAARMGGDEFALLLAVEQPWSVVPLAEELLGLLDQPYPIDGEQVHSAASVGIAFYPTDAVAPASLLKAADLALYRAKNGGRNRYVFYTDNLRDAAQQRKKLFNQGRSGIVRNEFETYFQPIVSLKDKSLLGFEALIRWQHPDLGLLTPAHFLPLLKDWGMGEALSQVVLLQVIQHLSDWPEIRISVNLTTGQLRNPNFVDFLCRETLANSVNAEQLKLEITEDVVLGDSNNDFETILTRLRDAGFKISLDDFGTGYASLSHLSQFPLDEIKIDMSFVKQLNSSRRARSVVRSITHLAHELGLSVVAEGIEDVEIEGIVAALGCDHGQGYLFGRPQPASAIPDIIKKWTYPSRAPSALPAPNLRSSSR; this is translated from the coding sequence ATGAACTGGCTATCCGAGGACCAAGTGGCGCTGTCCGTAGTTGACGCGCTGACGGCGAGCATTTGTGTCATCGATCATGACGGAATCGTTCGGGCCGAAAACGCCGCTTGGAAACAATTCTCGTCCCGCAACGGCGGCATCGGTTCGTACATCGGCGTAAACTACCTGGAGATTTGCAGGAAGGCGGGTGGCGACGATTCTGAAGCGGCTCATCGAATTGCAACAGCAATTCGGCAGGTGCTGGATGGAAAGCGTCAACGGTTCGAGGCCGAGTATCCTTGTCATTCGCATACCGAACAACGCTGGTTCTTGACCCGGGCAACGCCGCTTCGATTCGGCTCCGATAATAGTCAGGGCAAACAATCTCTGGGAGCCGTCGTCTCACATCAGGAAATAACAGAAAAAAAGCTGCTCGAAATGCAGCTGAAGGGGTTCGCCGAGACTGACGAGCTTACCGGCCTGAGAAACCGCCGATCCATGATTGATCATATCAGCAAGGCATTCGCGGAACACAAGACGGGATGCACGGTAGCGCTGTTGCTACTGGACTTGGACAACTTCAAGGAAATCAACGACACCTCTGGTCACGATATTGGCGATCTCGTGATCAAGCAGGTGGCGGAACGCTTATCGAGTTTGACCTCGCGGAATCCCTCGACCATCGCTGCTCGAATGGGAGGCGACGAATTCGCTTTGCTCCTTGCGGTCGAACAGCCTTGGAGCGTCGTTCCGCTTGCGGAGGAACTTCTTGGCCTTCTTGACCAGCCTTACCCGATTGACGGCGAACAGGTGCATTCCGCCGCGTCGGTTGGAATCGCCTTCTATCCCACCGACGCGGTTGCGCCCGCATCACTGCTCAAGGCCGCTGACCTGGCTCTATACCGGGCAAAAAATGGCGGCCGAAACCGATACGTATTCTACACGGACAATCTGCGCGACGCAGCGCAGCAGCGCAAGAAGTTGTTCAACCAGGGTCGCTCGGGCATCGTTCGCAACGAGTTCGAGACCTACTTTCAGCCAATCGTGAGCCTGAAAGACAAGTCCTTGTTGGGGTTCGAAGCCCTGATCCGATGGCAGCACCCGGACCTCGGTCTGCTCACCCCGGCGCACTTCCTTCCGCTCCTGAAAGACTGGGGCATGGGGGAGGCGCTCTCACAGGTTGTGCTTCTTCAAGTCATCCAGCATCTTTCGGACTGGCCGGAAATCCGTATAAGCGTCAACCTGACCACAGGCCAACTTCGAAATCCCAATTTTGTGGATTTTCTGTGCCGTGAGACTTTGGCGAACTCGGTCAACGCTGAACAACTGAAACTCGAAATAACAGAAGACGTTGTTCTCGGGGACAGCAACAATGATTTTGAAACCATTCTAACTCGCTTGCGAGATGCCGGGTTCAAAATATCACTGGATGATTTTGGTACCGGTTATGCGTCATTGTCGCACCTTTCTCAATTTCCGCTGGACGAGATCAAGATTGACATGTCGTTTGTCAAACAACTGAATAGCAGCCGTCGTGCTCGCAGTGTAGTGCGCTCGATTACCCATCTTGCTCACGAACTTGGGCTGAGCGTGGTTGCCGAAGGCATCGAAGATGTGGAAATCGAGGGTATTGTCGCGGCCCTCGGATGCGACCACGGCCAGGGGTATCTGTTCGGCAGGCCTCAGCCCGCCTCCGCGATCCCAGACATCATAAAGAAGTGGACTTATCCCTCGCGAGCCCCAAGTGCATTGCCCGCGCCAAATTTAAGGAGCAGTTCGAGATAG
- a CDS encoding ferritin-like domain-containing protein — protein MQHNQTESRAGPLSAQKSRRTVLQWTGGVVATLAIFGGSLPNFGITPALAADLGEGDIGILNYAYALEQLEAAFYTKVIESPYGEMSGDEKAILTDIRDHEVAHRDFLKGALADKAIPDLEVDFSKVDFASRESVLTTAKTFEDLGVAAYNGAGKLLEKGDYLVAAGRIVSVEARHAATIRDLLQPGSVAFAGPDVVDKNGLDGALEPAKVLAAADPFIKTEVTAKSL, from the coding sequence ATGCAACACAATCAGACAGAGTCTCGTGCTGGACCTTTGTCCGCACAGAAATCCAGGAGGACCGTCCTCCAATGGACCGGCGGAGTCGTCGCCACGCTTGCCATATTCGGCGGCAGCCTTCCGAACTTCGGCATCACGCCGGCGTTGGCGGCTGATCTAGGCGAAGGCGATATCGGCATATTGAACTATGCCTACGCCTTGGAGCAGCTTGAAGCAGCTTTCTACACCAAGGTGATCGAAAGCCCCTACGGGGAGATGAGCGGTGACGAGAAGGCAATCCTCACTGACATCCGCGATCATGAAGTCGCGCATCGTGATTTCCTGAAAGGCGCGCTCGCCGACAAGGCAATCCCTGATCTCGAAGTGGACTTTTCCAAGGTCGATTTTGCCAGCCGTGAAAGCGTCCTGACTACAGCCAAGACGTTCGAAGACCTCGGCGTTGCCGCCTATAATGGCGCGGGGAAATTGCTCGAGAAGGGCGACTACCTTGTCGCCGCAGGTCGTATAGTATCGGTCGAAGCGCGACATGCGGCTACGATCCGCGATCTGCTACAACCTGGCAGCGTTGCATTCGCGGGCCCTGACGTGGTCGACAAGAACGGCCTCGACGGAGCGTTGGAGCCTGCGAAGGTTCTCGCCGCCGCTGATCCGTTCATCAAAACCGAAGTCACGGCAAAGAGCCTCTAG
- a CDS encoding ferritin-like domain-containing protein, which produces MNTNTNTILGALDPDLASRLVTSRRGLFSHAALSLGALASAPLVLAAASKQAFAAGLPQQIVDTLNFALTLEHIEDAFYRSALEKDFIPAEHKAVFQQIGLHEAAHVAFLSGALGAAAVKRPEADFTAGGKYADVFSNFETFLTLSQTFEDLGVAAYKGQAGNLMENDDILTAALQIHSVEARHAAQVRRIGGKKAWDGAFDEPMTKEAVLAAAMPFLKA; this is translated from the coding sequence ATGAACACCAACACCAACACGATCCTTGGCGCGCTCGACCCCGATTTGGCGAGCCGTCTGGTTACAAGCCGTCGCGGCCTCTTCTCCCATGCGGCGTTGTCGCTTGGCGCACTTGCCTCGGCTCCGCTGGTCCTTGCCGCAGCATCGAAGCAGGCTTTTGCGGCAGGGTTGCCGCAACAGATCGTCGATACGTTGAACTTCGCGCTGACGCTCGAACATATCGAGGATGCATTCTACCGTTCCGCTTTGGAGAAGGATTTCATCCCCGCCGAACACAAGGCAGTGTTTCAGCAGATTGGCCTGCATGAAGCGGCACACGTCGCCTTCCTGTCCGGGGCTCTCGGAGCGGCGGCTGTCAAGCGTCCAGAAGCCGACTTCACGGCGGGCGGAAAGTATGCCGATGTGTTCTCGAATTTCGAAACTTTCTTGACCCTATCGCAGACCTTCGAAGACCTCGGTGTGGCCGCCTACAAGGGTCAGGCCGGAAATCTGATGGAGAATGACGACATCCTTACGGCCGCGCTCCAGATCCATTCGGTCGAAGCACGTCATGCCGCTCAGGTCCGCCGGATAGGGGGCAAGAAGGCTTGGGATGGTGCATTCGATGAGCCGATGACCAAGGAAGCTGTGCTTGCTGCGGCAATGCCGTTTTTGAAGGCTTAA
- a CDS encoding DUF1419 domain-containing protein, translating to MLHLSSIRKIFQGVAYRRQMFRMFDRHAQRPNPWENDASALYAGEWFEIGAVDHDYMLEILPPLWMRGNMFAMREFLTDSVTCVFFALTIDGQLRHFHSYCDLFDKGSPERMRNAIVDRESRPLKAMTRTERLDHIWSVTHDDYRGYAGERWPEHARGERTISVYGGSRGTTLKLLDDLTDEEISAKLPVHLRTLPDAIAA from the coding sequence ATGCTTCACCTCTCCTCAATCCGCAAGATCTTCCAGGGCGTCGCCTACCGGCGCCAGATGTTTCGCATGTTCGATCGCCATGCGCAGCGCCCCAACCCCTGGGAAAACGACGCCAGCGCGCTTTACGCCGGCGAATGGTTCGAGATCGGTGCGGTCGACCACGACTATATGTTGGAGATCCTGCCGCCCCTCTGGATGCGCGGCAATATGTTCGCGATGCGCGAATTCCTGACCGACAGCGTTACCTGTGTTTTCTTCGCGCTGACGATCGACGGCCAACTCCGCCACTTCCACAGCTATTGCGACCTTTTCGACAAGGGATCACCCGAGCGGATGCGCAATGCGATCGTCGATCGGGAATCGCGGCCGCTGAAGGCGATGACACGGACCGAGCGCCTCGATCACATCTGGAGCGTGACCCATGATGATTATCGCGGCTATGCCGGTGAACGCTGGCCGGAGCATGCACGTGGAGAGCGCACCATTTCCGTCTACGGCGGAAGCCGGGGCACGACGTTGAAGCTGCTCGACGATCTCACCGACGAAGAGATCTCCGCCAAGCTCCCGGTGCATCTGCGCACCCTCCCCGACGCGATCGCGGCGTGA
- a CDS encoding MucR family transcriptional regulator, which translates to MTVAPLRETRLNTTMTEEIAETKTDSIGLTTNIAAAYVSENPVRQPSFPVSLPRPTPPVPGLAAGATAEQPEEKPVPAVAVRKSVTPDFLICLEMATSLSR; encoded by the coding sequence ATGACAGTGGCGCCGTTACGAGAAACCCGCCTGAACACGACCATGACCGAAGAGATTGCGGAGACGAAAACCGATTCGATCGGGCTGACCACCAATATCGCGGCCGCCTATGTCAGCGAAAATCCGGTCCGACAGCCGAGCTTCCCCGTCTCATTGCCGAGGCCCACGCCGCCAGTGCCGGGGCTCGCGGCTGGCGCCACAGCAGAGCAACCGGAAGAAAAGCCCGTTCCGGCAGTTGCGGTCCGCAAATCCGTGACACCGGATTTCCTGATCTGCCTGGAGATGGCAACCAGTTTAAGTCGTTGA